The following is a genomic window from Bacillota bacterium.
GAGCACCAGGCCACGGACGGTGCGGGCAGGCCCCATCCAGGCGGTTATCGCCAAAGCGATGATAATTGCGCTCGGCCCGGATCCAAGATAAATCATCAGCAGGATTACGTAGATCAGCTGGGGGATACACATGCAAATGTCGATTATCCGCATAATCAACATGTCCAGTTTGCCACCGAAATAGCCCGAAATGCCGCCGATGACAATCCCAAACAAGGATGGAATAATCGCGCCAAAGAATCCGACGAATAGCGAAACCCTGGCCCCCACCCAGACCCGGGTCCAAATATCGCGGCCCAGATTGTCGGTGCCAAACCAGTGCTCCGCCGACGACGAAGCGTTAAGGTTGGAAAAGTTGGTTTCATCAAATCTGTATGGAGACAGTTCCGGAATAATCATGGCCAAGAGCAAAATTACAACTATACAAACCAGACTGGCGACAGCAACCTTATTTTTAAATAGGCGGCGCGCCACATCACGCCAAAAGCTGATGCTGGGCCGGACAATCGCTTCCGCGCTGCCCCTGTCTGCACCAACCGGCTGGAATGCGTTATCCGGAAGCTCTTTGTAGACGTTATTCATCTCAGCGCACCTCACTTTGTGATCCGTATGCGCGGGTCAATCAGCCCGTATGCAAGGTCGACGGCGAAATTCAAAAATACCAGGAATGAGCCGTAAAAAACTGTTAGCCCCAAAACCATCGTATAGTCCAGAGCTTGCACAGACATCACGAAATGTCTCCCTAGACCGGGAATGGCAAAAATCTGCTCGATTACAAACGTGCCCATCAAAGTCGTAGCAATTAACGGGCCCAGATTAGTGACCACCGGCAGCAGGGCATTACGAATCTGATGCCGCCAGACAATCTGGCGCTCGGAAACCCCTTTGGACTTGGCCGTCTTAATATAGTCCTGGGATATAACCTCCAGCATCGAGGCCCGCATCGTCCGGGTGAGGGAGGCAACCATCGTCATGCCCATGGCCAATGTAGGCAGGATGGTGTACGCAAACCCTTTCCACTGGGCCACCGGCAACACTGACCACTGGACTCCGAACAGATACTGAAGCGCCGACCCGAGGATAAAGCTGGGCACAGACATGCCGATTACGGCAATCAGAACCAACGAGTAGTCCAAGGCATGTCCACGCTTCCGGGCCGAAACAATGCCAAAGAACATGCCCACAGGTATCGCAAAGGCCAAAGCACGTAAGCCCAAACTGGCAGACACAGGGAAGGCGTTGGCGATGATGCCGTTGACTGTCCGATTGGTATATTTAATTGAATAGCCCATGTCCCCCTGGAGCAAATTGCCCATATAGGAAACATACTGTCTGAGTATAGGCTGGTCGAGGCCGTAGTACTGCATCAGCTGTTCCTGCATTTCAACTGATATTGGCATCTCTGTCTGGAAAGGATTGCCCGGCAGTGAGCGCAGCAGGAAAAACGAAACTGTGGCCAAGAGCCAAATTGTGGCCAGGGAAATAAAAATCCGATAAATAATATAACGTTTCACAATAATTCCTCCTGTCAGGGCAGCAAACAAAACAACTTCAGCCCAAATGGTAACGCAGTGCAGGCAGGGCCTGCATGTGGAGGCAAAAACATATCCGATAATTCTTAATATAGAAAGGTCAAGGCGACAAAAAGGATTATATCTTCTTTTGTCGCCTTGACTTGTTTCTCGGAACGAATAGCGCCTATTATTTTGTCAGGTCGGTATAGATTAACTTAGCAGCTGCGCCCCCATACGAGGTATCCAAGCCGGTTACATAGTCCTGCTGGACATAGGCGAAGTTTTCGTAGGTGAGCATTACAAACGGACCATTGTCCAAGAGATACTGTTCAGCTTCCTGCAACTTGGCAAAACGTTCTGCCGGGTCGAGGATGTTGTTAACCGCATCAATTAGCTCATCATATGCAGGGCTGCCCCAGCGGGTCCAGTTGATGCCGCCAGTGCTGCGCCAGTATGCCAAGAAGATATAGGGATCGATGTCAGCCCCCATTGTCTGGTAATAGATGTCATACTCGCCCATGGCGGCGCCCTGAATTGCCTGGGGAATCGGCAGCATTTGAATCTCAATATTGGTCAAACCGAGAACCCGTTCCCAGGTGTCAATCAGCGCTTCTGCAACAGTCCTTCGGGCTGGAATCTCGAAGGTCACAAACGTAAGTGTCGGCAATTGGTCGATGCTTGTCCCCAATTCCTCCAGGGCCAGCTCCAGATATTCTTGGGCTTTATCGGTATCGCCAGTCAGGGGAACGGTATTTTGCACCGGATATTCATCGACGAAGTTGCCGTTTACCCCGGCATGAGTGGGATGGGCAAACCGGTTGGCGGACTCGGCAAACGGACTCACCGCGGCCGCGTTGTAAGCATCGCGGTCAATTGCGTAGCTCAGGGCGTTGCGGAAGTTAGCGTTGCTTGTCAGCGCGCCGCTCTCCGCGGTCTTGCCGGCCATGTTAAACTGCAGGAACGCGACATTACCCGCAGAACGGAGGTTGTGGTCGGGATAATTCACTTCCTGACCGCTGGGCAGTGAAGAAACATAGTCCAACTCGCCGCTGTCAAACATACTCAACCGTGTGTTGGCATCAGGAATAACCAAGAGCTCGATCCCATCTAAATTGACAGCATCGGCATTCCAATAAGTCTCATTCTTCGTCATCGTCAGCGAGGCCTCATGCTGCCATTCGGCCAAGATGAAGGGACCGTTGGACAAGAAGTGTTCGGGACTGGTGGCATAATTACTGCCGGCCGCCTCCACAAAGTCCTGGCGCAAAGGATAGAATGATGCTCTGGAAGCTAAGAGCGACAAGAAATAGGGAAGCGAGCGCTCCAGCGTAATTTCAAAGGTAGTTTCATCAAGCGCTTTTACCCCGACTTCACTGGCGTCGGTAATTTCGCCGGTATTAAATGCACGGGCATTAACGATGTCGTAGGCAATTTCGACTGTAGTTGAAGCTGTATCAGGGCTGAGAAAGCGCAGGAAGGCGTATTCAAAATCATATGCAGTAACAGGCTCCCCGTCTTCCCAAACAGAGTCACGCAGGAAGAAAGTGTAGGT
Proteins encoded in this region:
- a CDS encoding ABC transporter permease, with protein sequence MNNVYKELPDNAFQPVGADRGSAEAIVRPSISFWRDVARRLFKNKVAVASLVCIVVILLLAMIIPELSPYRFDETNFSNLNASSSAEHWFGTDNLGRDIWTRVWVGARVSLFVGFFGAIIPSLFGIVIGGISGYFGGKLDMLIMRIIDICMCIPQLIYVILLMIYLGSGPSAIIIALAITAWMGPARTVRGLVLSLKEQEFVLAARTLGASPARLIFVHLIPNTLGIVIVGMTMMVPAAIFAEATLSFIGLGVKAPMTSWGQLANAGVQVYRLFPSQMFIPALFICITVLSFNLFGDGLRDALDPRLRD
- a CDS encoding ABC transporter permease, whose translation is MKRYIIYRIFISLATIWLLATVSFFLLRSLPGNPFQTEMPISVEMQEQLMQYYGLDQPILRQYVSYMGNLLQGDMGYSIKYTNRTVNGIIANAFPVSASLGLRALAFAIPVGMFFGIVSARKRGHALDYSLVLIAVIGMSVPSFILGSALQYLFGVQWSVLPVAQWKGFAYTILPTLAMGMTMVASLTRTMRASMLEVISQDYIKTAKSKGVSERQIVWRHQIRNALLPVVTNLGPLIATTLMGTFVIEQIFAIPGLGRHFVMSVQALDYTMVLGLTVFYGSFLVFLNFAVDLAYGLIDPRIRITK
- a CDS encoding peptide ABC transporter substrate-binding protein; amino-acid sequence: MKKLLALLFALTLVVSAAAGCSTPAESDGEKIFTYADAVEPVSIDTSLTSDSMGGDVLYHLSEGLVRYSGGEIIAGVAEDWEISEDGLTYTFFLRDSVWEDGEPVTAYDFEYAFLRFLSPDTASTTVEIAYDIVNARAFNTGEITDASEVGVKALDETTFEITLERSLPYFLSLLASRASFYPLRQDFVEAAGSNYATSPEHFLSNGPFILAEWQHEASLTMTKNETYWNADAVNLDGIELLVIPDANTRLSMFDSGELDYVSSLPSGQEVNYPDHNLRSAGNVAFLQFNMAGKTAESGALTSNANFRNALSYAIDRDAYNAAAVSPFAESANRFAHPTHAGVNGNFVDEYPVQNTVPLTGDTDKAQEYLELALEELGTSIDQLPTLTFVTFEIPARRTVAEALIDTWERVLGLTNIEIQMLPIPQAIQGAAMGEYDIYYQTMGADIDPYIFLAYWRSTGGINWTRWGSPAYDELIDAVNNILDPAERFAKLQEAEQYLLDNGPFVMLTYENFAYVQQDYVTGLDTSYGGAAAKLIYTDLTK